One segment of Schistocerca cancellata isolate TAMUIC-IGC-003103 chromosome 2, iqSchCanc2.1, whole genome shotgun sequence DNA contains the following:
- the LOC126162626 gene encoding cuticle protein 21-like translates to MACKLIVLAAFVAVARAGYLGAPAVVAPAVRAAPVAYAAPAAVAAAEYDPHPQYNFAYSVQDALTGDSKAQQEVRDGDVVQGSYSLVEPDGSIRTVDYTADPVNGFNAVVHREAIAHTAPVVAKVAAPVAYAAPAVAKVAAPLAYGKAILG, encoded by the exons ATGGCCTGCAAG CTGATCGTCCTCGCCGCCTTCGTGGCTGTGGCCCGGGCCGGCTATCTGGGAGCCCCAGCAGTGGTCGCTCCCGCCGTCAGGGCTGCCCCCGTGGCCTACGCTGCCCCCGCCGCCGTGGCCGCTGCCGAATACGACCCGCACCCCCAGTACAACTTCGCTTACAGCGTGCAGGACGCTCTGACTGGTGACTCCAAGGCACAGCAGGAAGTCCGCGACGGAGACGTCGTCCAGGGCAGCTACAGCCTGGTCGAGCCCGACGGCTCCATCCGCACCGTCGACTACACCGCCGACCCCGTCAACGGCTTCAACGCCGTCGTGCACCGGGAAGCTATCGCCCACACCGCCCCCGTCGTCGCCAAGGTGGCCGCCCCCGTCGCCTACGCTGCCCCTGCGGTTGCTAAGGTCGCTGCTCCCCTTGCCTATGGAAAGGCCATCCTTGGTTAA
- the LOC126162616 gene encoding cuticle protein 21-like isoform X3 → MACKLIVLAAFVAVARAGFLGAPAVVAPGPAIAARAYAAPVAYAAPALRAAPVAYAAPALRAAPLAVAPAVRAAPVAVAAPAAVAAEYDPNPQYSYAYSVQDALTGDSKNQQESRSGDVVQGSYSLVEPDGSIRTVDYTADPVNGFNAVVHREAAAHPAPVVAKVAAPVAYAAPAVAKIAAPVAYAAPAIAKYAAPLAYGKAILG, encoded by the coding sequence CTGATCGTCCTCGCCGCCTTCGTGGCCGTAGCCCGTGCGGGTTTCCTGGGCGCCCCCGCCGTCGTCGCCCCCGGCCCAGCCATCGCCGCCCGCGCTTACGCCGCCCCCGTGGCGTACGCCGCCCCAGCCCTTCGTGCTGCTCCCGTGGCATACGCCGCCCCCGCGCTGCGTGCCGCCCCCCTGGCCGTCGCCCCCGCCGTGAGAGCCGcccccgtcgccgtcgccgcccctGCAGCCGTGGCCGCCGAGTACGACCCCAACCCCCAGTACAGCTACGCCTACAGCGTGCAGGACGCCCTCACCGGTGACTCCAAGAACCAGCAGGAGAGCCGCAGCGGTGACGTCGTCCAGGGCAGCTACAGCCTGGTCGAGCCCGACGGCTCCATCCGCACCGTCGACTACACCGCCGACCCCGTCAACGGCTTCAACGCCGTCGTGCACAGGGAGGCCGCTGCCCACCCCGCCCCCGTCGTCGCCAAGGTGGCCGCCCCcgtcgcctacgccgcccccgccgtcgctaAGATCGCCGCCCCTGTGGCCTACGCTGCCCCGGCCATTGCTAAGTACGCTGCCCCCCTTGCCTATGGCAAGGCTATCCTGGGCTAA
- the LOC126162616 gene encoding cuticle protein 21-like isoform X1 — MACKLIVLAAFVAVARAGFLGAPAVVAPGPAIAARAYAAPVAYAAPALRAAPVAYAAPALRAAPLAVAPAVRAAPVAVAAPAAVAAEYDPNPQYSYAYSVQDALTGDSKNQQESRSGDVVQGSYSLVEPDGSIRTVDYTADPVNGFNAVVHREAAAHPAPVVAKVAAPVAYAAPAVAKIAAPVAYAAPAIAKYAAPLAYGKAILG; from the exons ATGGCCTGcaag CTGATCGTCCTCGCCGCCTTCGTGGCCGTAGCCCGTGCGGGTTTCCTGGGCGCCCCCGCCGTCGTCGCCCCCGGCCCAGCCATCGCCGCCCGCGCTTACGCCGCCCCCGTGGCGTACGCCGCCCCAGCCCTTCGTGCTGCTCCCGTGGCATACGCCGCCCCCGCGCTGCGTGCCGCCCCCCTGGCCGTCGCCCCCGCCGTGAGAGCCGcccccgtcgccgtcgccgcccctGCAGCCGTGGCCGCCGAGTACGACCCCAACCCCCAGTACAGCTACGCCTACAGCGTGCAGGACGCCCTCACCGGTGACTCCAAGAACCAGCAGGAGAGCCGCAGCGGTGACGTCGTCCAGGGCAGCTACAGCCTGGTCGAGCCCGACGGCTCCATCCGCACCGTCGACTACACCGCCGACCCCGTCAACGGCTTCAACGCCGTCGTGCACAGGGAGGCCGCTGCCCACCCCGCCCCCGTCGTCGCCAAGGTGGCCGCCCCcgtcgcctacgccgcccccgccgtcgctaAGATCGCCGCCCCTGTGGCCTACGCTGCCCCGGCCATTGCTAAGTACGCTGCCCCCCTTGCCTATGGCAAGGCTATCCTGGGCTAA